The following proteins are encoded in a genomic region of Natronorubrum halophilum:
- a CDS encoding PAS domain-containing sensor histidine kinase — protein sequence MDSREPATLVPAAVDTLPINFAILDGEGTILHTNRAWQEFGEANDIELRPDTIGTNYLDITAQAETETARTAAVGLAEILAGERELFEFEYPCHSPDEQRWFLMRAAPFTDGDRRYVAVAHFDITERHEYQRRLEASNERLEQFAYAVSHDLQEPLRMITSYLQLLEYRYTDELDEDADDFIEFAVDGAERMEAMIEGLLSYSRIDTQGNSIGSVDLEAVLDDVLIDLEMRIEEADAEITSESLPTVAGDASQLRQLFQNLVDNAIEYSGEGPPRVAISATREGDEWLISVSDEGIGIDSADEDRVFEVFERLHSHEEHAGTGIGLALCRRIVERHDGEIWVDSDSGDGTTFSFTLPAVRSRTD from the coding sequence ATGGATTCCCGGGAGCCAGCGACTCTCGTTCCCGCAGCCGTCGACACACTCCCGATCAACTTTGCGATCCTCGACGGCGAGGGAACGATCCTGCATACGAACCGCGCGTGGCAGGAGTTCGGAGAAGCGAACGATATCGAACTTCGACCGGATACGATCGGCACCAACTATCTCGATATCACCGCCCAGGCGGAGACGGAGACCGCACGGACTGCCGCCGTCGGATTAGCTGAGATTCTCGCGGGCGAACGGGAGCTATTCGAATTCGAATATCCGTGCCACTCCCCCGACGAGCAACGGTGGTTCCTCATGCGGGCGGCCCCGTTCACCGACGGCGATCGAAGATACGTCGCCGTCGCACACTTCGACATCACCGAGCGTCACGAGTACCAGCGTCGGCTGGAGGCGTCCAACGAGCGCCTCGAACAGTTCGCCTACGCCGTCTCCCACGACTTACAGGAGCCACTCCGAATGATCACGAGCTACCTGCAACTGCTCGAGTACCGGTATACCGACGAACTCGACGAGGACGCCGACGATTTCATCGAGTTCGCGGTCGACGGTGCCGAGCGGATGGAGGCGATGATCGAGGGACTCCTCAGCTACTCTCGGATCGATACACAGGGAAATTCTATCGGTTCAGTCGATCTCGAGGCAGTGCTTGACGACGTACTGATCGATCTCGAGATGCGGATCGAGGAGGCCGACGCCGAAATTACCAGCGAGTCGTTGCCAACCGTCGCGGGAGACGCCAGCCAACTTCGCCAACTGTTCCAGAATCTGGTGGATAACGCCATCGAGTACAGCGGCGAGGGGCCGCCTCGAGTGGCGATTTCCGCAACGCGCGAGGGCGACGAGTGGCTGATCTCGGTCAGCGACGAGGGAATCGGCATCGACTCGGCGGACGAAGACCGGGTTTTCGAGGTGTTCGAGCGACTTCACAGCCACGAGGAACACGCCGGAACCGGGATCGGCCTCGCGCTGTGCCGGCGGATCGTCGAACGCCACGACGGCGAGATCTGGGTCGATTCCGATTCGGGTGACGGGACGACCTTCTCGTTTACGCTCCCTGCTGTACGCAGTCGTACTGACTGA
- a CDS encoding 4-phosphopantoate--beta-alanine ligase, whose translation MTDYDTVSADVEHEEEIPEDHPRYQDLLTRHRIETGVEKGITHLQGMHAEGRGSAFDYLLGEETIPSADAAERAAAAHLLLADRPVLSINGNVAALVPGEMAELAAATGADLEVNLFNRTPERIEAIAEHLREHGAATVKGLEADARIPNLDHQRGKVDEDGIYAADVVLVPLEDGDRAEALDEMGKTEIVIDLNPLSRSPRVADVPIVDNIIRAVPNITEHARDLADADEDELREIIDDFDRERALEEAEERIRNGF comes from the coding sequence GTGACCGATTACGACACCGTCTCCGCCGACGTCGAGCACGAAGAGGAGATTCCGGAGGACCACCCCAGATACCAGGACCTGCTCACGCGCCACCGGATCGAGACGGGCGTCGAGAAGGGGATTACGCACTTACAGGGGATGCACGCCGAAGGGCGGGGTAGCGCGTTCGACTACCTGCTGGGCGAGGAGACGATTCCCAGCGCCGACGCGGCCGAACGGGCCGCAGCGGCTCACCTCCTGTTGGCCGACCGTCCCGTCCTCTCGATCAACGGCAACGTCGCGGCGCTGGTCCCCGGCGAGATGGCCGAACTGGCCGCGGCGACCGGTGCGGATCTCGAGGTCAACCTCTTCAATCGCACCCCGGAACGGATCGAGGCCATCGCCGAACACCTCCGCGAGCACGGCGCGGCGACTGTCAAGGGACTCGAGGCCGACGCCCGAATCCCGAACCTGGATCACCAGCGGGGAAAGGTCGACGAAGACGGGATCTACGCCGCTGACGTCGTCCTCGTCCCGCTCGAGGACGGCGACCGTGCGGAAGCCCTCGACGAGATGGGCAAGACCGAGATCGTGATCGATCTGAACCCGCTCTCGCGCTCGCCACGGGTCGCGGACGTGCCGATCGTCGACAACATCATTCGTGCGGTGCCCAACATCACCGAACACGCCCGCGATCTCGCCGACGCGGACGAAGACGAACTTCGAGAAATCATCGACGATTTCGACCGGGAACGAGCGCTCGAGGAAGCTGAAGAGCGGATTCGAAACGGGTTCTGA
- a CDS encoding class I SAM-dependent methyltransferase, with translation MATERRDRDPACETSGSHDGAYDEHLERSRTVWDRWSDWYGMSERDFEPMREAAIDRLALQPGDRVLEIGCGPGVNLERIRDDVDESGELVAVDYSPAMIANARERIDAHGWENVEVRRADATTATFDEPFDAALATLSLSVMPDIPRAVETVYRSLVPDSTFVVFDVRPFPDGPARVLNPFVRRFLRWYANWNPDGDVVASLEAVFDESEVVDTYTHGTTYAVVCEKRDAD, from the coding sequence ATGGCGACTGAACGCCGGGATCGCGATCCCGCATGCGAAACGTCCGGTTCGCACGACGGAGCGTACGACGAACACCTCGAGCGCAGTCGAACCGTCTGGGATCGGTGGAGCGACTGGTACGGCATGAGCGAGCGGGACTTCGAACCGATGCGGGAGGCGGCCATCGACCGATTGGCCCTCCAACCGGGCGACCGCGTGCTGGAGATCGGCTGCGGTCCGGGCGTCAATCTCGAGCGGATCCGCGACGACGTCGACGAGTCCGGCGAACTCGTCGCCGTCGACTACAGCCCGGCGATGATCGCGAACGCGCGGGAGCGGATCGACGCCCACGGCTGGGAGAACGTTGAGGTTCGGCGCGCCGACGCGACGACGGCCACGTTCGACGAGCCGTTCGATGCGGCGCTCGCGACGCTCTCGCTCTCCGTCATGCCCGATATCCCTCGGGCGGTCGAAACCGTCTACCGGTCGTTGGTCCCCGACTCGACGTTCGTCGTGTTCGACGTCAGACCGTTTCCGGATGGTCCCGCTCGAGTCCTGAATCCGTTCGTCCGGCGCTTCCTGCGCTGGTACGCGAACTGGAATCCGGACGGGGACGTCGTGGCGTCGCTCGAAGCCGTCTTCGACGAGAGTGAAGTCGTCGACACCTACACGCACGGCACCACGTACGCCGTCGTCTGTGAGAAACGCGACGCGGACTGA
- a CDS encoding helix-turn-helix domain-containing protein, protein MKSVRIELEYGPEAIPPIHAGICDSPDIDREIIVGGQTVDGVETITSFVYGDPEAYESLLCDLERVLEYEITPSDDGFFLYLRRDLGPEGMSLLDALAQETVVVVPPIEIRSDRTIRLTVVGHPPALTAVVDEVPDGVGLDVRWVSQDVAITDTAVSDRQATALQAAWDVGFYEVPREGGIEAVADELECAVSTASELVRRGEANAVARVLDNGP, encoded by the coding sequence ATGAAGTCGGTGCGCATCGAACTCGAGTACGGCCCGGAGGCGATTCCGCCGATACACGCCGGGATCTGCGACTCGCCGGATATCGACCGGGAGATCATCGTCGGCGGGCAGACGGTGGACGGCGTCGAAACGATCACGTCGTTCGTCTACGGCGACCCCGAGGCCTACGAGTCGCTGTTGTGCGACCTCGAGAGGGTCCTCGAGTACGAGATCACGCCGTCTGACGACGGATTCTTTCTGTACCTTCGCCGGGATCTCGGACCGGAAGGGATGTCGCTGTTGGACGCGCTCGCACAGGAGACCGTGGTGGTCGTGCCGCCGATCGAGATCCGTTCCGACCGAACGATCCGGCTGACCGTCGTCGGCCACCCGCCAGCGCTCACCGCCGTCGTGGACGAGGTTCCCGACGGGGTGGGACTGGACGTCCGCTGGGTCAGTCAGGACGTCGCGATCACCGACACGGCAGTGTCAGATCGACAGGCGACCGCACTGCAGGCCGCCTGGGACGTCGGGTTCTACGAGGTTCCGCGCGAGGGCGGTATCGAAGCGGTCGCCGACGAACTCGAGTGTGCCGTCTCGACGGCGTCGGAACTGGTCCGTCGCGGCGAGGCGAACGCCGTAGCGCGAGTTCTGGATAACGGCCCGTAG
- a CDS encoding DUF1508 domain-containing protein has product MSSATEIHQKLFRLYEHYVGEPDSSKDVYGYWLFIFGYVLGAAGVFTFVAGYAGSGGSADFYTLTRVSGVAAATGLAFCLFGIVLMLPVRRIGIYASIFGLLVALGGVVFFGWAYPYNWRELGTDYSVQVITVYTLGVGIIAGVTALVPVLTGQKGMFVEEEGATDDPAILTGDAMESAQFAVFRDENGDWKWHVLHLEALAASNESAVTRPDATEGIERVQSQISSAGLMELTTSAFRLYEARDGTWQWTLARDDGSVVGSSTGEFGQRDEAENSVSFLKDRGPDADVIEIEGAAFTYAEKRDQWYWQLVDDDRTPLASSETGHRTQEEAENAAQTFAQRFDRARVLDIGHVGVELVEQLDGWTWRFVDDGDDVVASCSDTFETRRDAEEAAEALLPALESASVTVAGEPTYELYQSGEQWRWRLVDESEHVVARNPSDVTTRNAVEAGTKQFRENALEADIIEIEDAEYEVYPADDATATGEDDDLPATVDDPAAKPDGGTELAYEADAGPDWHWRLVTDDREIVAGSTEPHPDAETASDAIRRVREQASEAELIEFEHAAFQVYEADSGEWRWRLIDEDGNVLADSGQEHTSRGEAAEAMMTLKEQAPDAELLEIETAAFELFVNEDDEWGWRLIDEAGKLVAEDPATHPTRGAARQAMDRLLEHLDSNIRTMDRAVFQTYAAADWHWRFVLPSGEIVAEDDEAYPTRDELVDSLDDVRESAASARGHTIGDVAVQLYDSGGWHWRLLDRDREELADSTVSYGNRDEAMDGAKTLQTHVADAPIFAIEDAVIRLSDSDGWTWELIDRDRDVSASAVGSVSSKAAVMDEIEDIRQLAPMAGRVDFDVASFELVANDEDRWRWRLIDEDGRTIASGTETHPSSEAAREALENVRSLIEEASILEIDSISFELHTADDGWVWRLVDEYGSTMAESTQTYENRTEAREAMNDVKAHAPDGWITFTE; this is encoded by the coding sequence ATGTCTTCGGCAACTGAAATTCACCAAAAACTGTTTCGCCTGTACGAACACTACGTCGGTGAACCCGACTCGAGCAAGGACGTCTACGGCTACTGGCTGTTCATCTTCGGCTACGTCCTCGGTGCCGCCGGGGTGTTTACCTTCGTTGCCGGCTACGCGGGGAGCGGGGGGAGTGCGGACTTCTATACCCTGACCAGGGTATCGGGGGTTGCAGCAGCAACGGGTCTCGCGTTCTGTCTGTTCGGAATCGTCCTCATGCTTCCGGTCCGTCGGATCGGAATTTACGCGAGTATTTTCGGATTACTCGTTGCACTCGGCGGCGTCGTCTTTTTCGGCTGGGCGTATCCCTACAACTGGCGAGAGCTCGGAACCGACTACAGCGTGCAGGTGATCACCGTCTACACGCTCGGCGTCGGAATTATCGCGGGCGTTACCGCCCTGGTCCCCGTTCTCACCGGCCAGAAGGGCATGTTCGTCGAGGAGGAAGGCGCGACCGACGATCCGGCTATCCTGACCGGCGACGCGATGGAGAGCGCCCAGTTCGCCGTCTTCCGGGACGAGAACGGCGACTGGAAGTGGCACGTTCTACATCTCGAGGCGCTCGCCGCGAGCAACGAGAGTGCGGTTACGCGGCCCGACGCGACCGAGGGCATCGAACGCGTTCAATCCCAGATCAGCTCCGCCGGATTGATGGAGCTGACCACCTCCGCGTTCAGACTCTACGAGGCTCGCGACGGCACGTGGCAGTGGACGCTCGCACGCGACGACGGCAGCGTCGTCGGCTCGAGCACCGGCGAATTTGGCCAGCGCGACGAGGCCGAAAACTCAGTGAGCTTCCTGAAGGATCGCGGCCCCGACGCGGACGTCATCGAGATCGAGGGGGCCGCGTTCACCTACGCCGAGAAACGTGACCAGTGGTACTGGCAACTGGTCGACGACGATCGGACCCCGCTGGCTTCGAGCGAGACGGGTCACCGGACCCAGGAGGAGGCCGAGAACGCCGCCCAGACGTTCGCCCAGCGCTTCGATCGCGCACGCGTACTCGACATCGGGCACGTCGGCGTCGAACTCGTCGAGCAACTCGACGGCTGGACGTGGCGGTTCGTCGACGACGGAGACGACGTCGTCGCCAGCTGTTCGGACACGTTCGAGACCCGGCGCGATGCCGAGGAAGCCGCCGAAGCACTGTTGCCCGCACTCGAGTCGGCGTCGGTGACCGTGGCCGGCGAGCCGACGTACGAACTGTACCAGTCGGGCGAACAGTGGCGCTGGCGGCTCGTCGACGAGAGCGAGCACGTCGTCGCTCGGAATCCGAGCGATGTGACGACCCGGAACGCCGTCGAAGCCGGTACCAAGCAGTTCCGCGAGAACGCACTCGAGGCCGACATCATCGAGATCGAGGACGCGGAGTACGAAGTCTATCCGGCGGATGATGCGACGGCGACCGGGGAGGACGACGACCTCCCGGCGACGGTCGACGATCCCGCGGCGAAACCCGACGGCGGGACCGAACTGGCGTACGAAGCCGACGCCGGCCCCGACTGGCACTGGCGACTCGTCACGGACGACCGCGAGATCGTCGCCGGGAGCACCGAACCGCATCCCGACGCCGAGACGGCGTCGGACGCGATCCGGCGAGTTCGCGAACAGGCCAGCGAGGCCGAACTCATCGAGTTCGAGCACGCGGCGTTCCAGGTTTACGAGGCCGATTCCGGCGAGTGGCGCTGGCGGCTCATCGACGAGGACGGCAACGTGCTCGCCGACAGCGGTCAGGAGCACACCTCCCGCGGGGAGGCCGCCGAAGCGATGATGACGCTGAAAGAGCAAGCGCCCGACGCCGAACTCCTGGAGATCGAAACCGCGGCGTTCGAACTGTTCGTCAACGAGGACGACGAGTGGGGCTGGCGACTCATCGACGAGGCCGGCAAACTCGTCGCCGAAGACCCAGCTACACATCCGACCCGCGGTGCCGCACGGCAGGCGATGGACCGACTTCTCGAGCACCTGGATTCCAATATCCGGACCATGGACCGAGCGGTGTTCCAGACGTACGCGGCGGCGGACTGGCACTGGCGATTCGTGCTCCCGTCGGGCGAGATCGTCGCGGAAGACGACGAGGCCTACCCGACCCGGGACGAACTCGTCGACAGCCTGGACGACGTCCGAGAGTCCGCTGCGTCGGCACGCGGTCACACGATCGGTGACGTTGCCGTACAGCTGTACGACAGCGGCGGTTGGCACTGGCGACTGCTCGATCGCGACCGCGAGGAGCTCGCCGATTCGACCGTCTCCTACGGGAATCGCGACGAGGCGATGGACGGTGCCAAAACCCTGCAAACGCACGTCGCCGACGCACCGATCTTCGCGATCGAGGACGCGGTGATTCGCCTGTCCGACAGCGACGGCTGGACGTGGGAGCTCATCGACCGCGACCGCGACGTGAGCGCAAGCGCGGTCGGGTCCGTCTCGTCCAAGGCAGCCGTAATGGACGAGATCGAGGACATCCGTCAACTCGCGCCGATGGCGGGTCGCGTCGACTTCGACGTCGCCTCGTTCGAACTGGTCGCAAACGACGAGGATCGCTGGCGCTGGCGGCTCATCGACGAGGACGGTCGCACGATCGCCAGCGGCACCGAAACCCATCCCTCGAGCGAGGCCGCACGCGAGGCGCTCGAGAACGTTCGGTCGCTGATCGAGGAGGCGAGCATCCTCGAGATCGACAGCATCTCCTTCGAACTGCACACCGCCGACGACGGCTGGGTGTGGCGGCTGGTCGACGAGTACGGCTCGACGATGGCAGAGAGTACCCAGACCTACGAGAACCGAACGGAGGCCCGCGAGGCGATGAACGACGTGAAGGCTCACGCGCCCGACGGCTGGATCACCTTCACCGAGTAG